A genomic stretch from Capricornis sumatraensis isolate serow.1 chromosome 4, serow.2, whole genome shotgun sequence includes:
- the ADM2 gene encoding protein ADM2 produces MARLLTVTLGCISLLYLQLPGALSLGLARSRPPTRHREPPARTPASGSQPRHPAALPAVWKLHQALQPKKSASLAPARGQPLRNGPRRHLGPRRPRAQLLRVGCALGTCQVQNLSHRLWQLVGSAGPRDSVPVDPSSPHSYG; encoded by the exons ATGGCCCGGCTCCTGACGGTCACCCTCGGTTGCATCAGCCTCCTCTACCTACAGCTCCCAGGCGCGCTGTCCCTCGGCCTGGCCCGGAGCCGACCGCCCACGCGACACAG GGAGCCCCCAGCCCGGACACCTGCCAGTGGCTCGCAGCCTCGGCACCCTGCAGCCCTTCCCGCGGTCTGGAAGCTGCACCAGGCCCTCCAGCCCAAGAAGAGTGCCAGCCTGGCCCCTGCCAGGGGTCAGCCTCTCCGCAATGGCCCCCGCCGACACTTGGGTCCCCGCAGGCCTAGAGCCCAGCTCCTGCGTGTGGGCTGTGCGCTGGGTACCTGCCAGGTGCAGAACCTCAGCCACCGCCTGTGGCAGCTCGTCGGGTCGGCCGGCCCCCGGGACTCGGTCCCCGTGGACCCTAGCAGCCCCCACAGCTATGGCTGA
- the MIOX gene encoding inositol oxygenase isoform X2, which produces MKVAADPDPPLVSQPDMEPEAAKDKDSFRNYTSGPLLDRVFATYKLMHTRQTVDFVRRKHAQFGGFSYKRMTVMEAVDMLDGLVDESDPDVDFPNSFHAFQTAEGIRKAHPDKDWFHLVGLLHDLGKVLALAGEPQWAVVGDTFPVGCRPQASVVFRDCTFQANPDLQHPLYSTELGMYQPHCGLENVLMSWGHDEYMYRMMKFNKFALPPEAFYIIRFHSFYPWHKFGDYQQLCNEQDLAMLPWVQEFNKFDLYTKSSSLPDVAALRPYYQGLVDKYCPGVLCW; this is translated from the exons ATGAAGGTGGCTGCG GACCCAGACCCTCCCCTGGTCTCCCAGCCTGATATGGAGCCAGAAGCAGCCAAAGACAAGGACAGCTTCCGAAACTACACG TCTGGCCCGCTTCTGGACCGTGTCTTTGCCACCTACAAGCTTATGCACACTCGGCAGACTGTGGACTTCGTCAGGAGGAAG CATGCCCAGTTTGGGGGCTTCTCCTATAAGAGGATGACTGTCATGGAGGCTGTGGACATGCTGGACGGGCTGGTGGATGAGTCAGACCCCGACGTGGACTTCCCCAACTCCTTCCATGCCTTCCAGACGGCTGAGGGCATCCGGAAGGCCCATCCAGACAAGG acTGGTTCCACCTCGTCGGGCTCCTGCACGACCTGGGGAAGGTCCTGGCTCTGGCAGGGGAGCCCCAG TGGGCAGTCGTCGGAGACACCTTCCCAGTCGGCTGCCGTCCCCAGGCCTCTGTGGTCTTCCGTGACTGCACCTTCCAGGCCAACCCTGACCTCCAGCACCCCCTGTACAG CACGGAGCTTGGCATGTACCAGCCTCACTGTGGGCTCGAGAACGTCCTCATGTCCTGGGGCCATGACG agtacatGTACCGGATGATGAAGTTCAACAAATTCGCCCTCCCAccggag GCCTTCTACATCATCCGGTTCCACTCCTTTTACCCCTGGCACAAGTTCGGCGACTACCAGCAGCTGTGCAACGAGCAGGACCTGGCCATGCTGCCCTGGGTACAGGAATTCAA CAAGTTCGACCTCTACACCAAGAGCTCCAGCCTGCCGGACGTCGCCGCGCTGCGGCCGTACTACCAGGGGCTCGTTGACAAGTACTGTCCTGGCGTCCTGTGCTGGTGA
- the MIOX gene encoding inositol oxygenase isoform X1, producing MGSPPSPPYQDPDPPLVSQPDMEPEAAKDKDSFRNYTSGPLLDRVFATYKLMHTRQTVDFVRRKHAQFGGFSYKRMTVMEAVDMLDGLVDESDPDVDFPNSFHAFQTAEGIRKAHPDKDWFHLVGLLHDLGKVLALAGEPQWAVVGDTFPVGCRPQASVVFRDCTFQANPDLQHPLYSTELGMYQPHCGLENVLMSWGHDEYMYRMMKFNKFALPPEAFYIIRFHSFYPWHKFGDYQQLCNEQDLAMLPWVQEFNKFDLYTKSSSLPDVAALRPYYQGLVDKYCPGVLCW from the exons ATGGgttcacccccctccccaccctaccaGGACCCAGACCCTCCCCTGGTCTCCCAGCCTGATATGGAGCCAGAAGCAGCCAAAGACAAGGACAGCTTCCGAAACTACACG TCTGGCCCGCTTCTGGACCGTGTCTTTGCCACCTACAAGCTTATGCACACTCGGCAGACTGTGGACTTCGTCAGGAGGAAG CATGCCCAGTTTGGGGGCTTCTCCTATAAGAGGATGACTGTCATGGAGGCTGTGGACATGCTGGACGGGCTGGTGGATGAGTCAGACCCCGACGTGGACTTCCCCAACTCCTTCCATGCCTTCCAGACGGCTGAGGGCATCCGGAAGGCCCATCCAGACAAGG acTGGTTCCACCTCGTCGGGCTCCTGCACGACCTGGGGAAGGTCCTGGCTCTGGCAGGGGAGCCCCAG TGGGCAGTCGTCGGAGACACCTTCCCAGTCGGCTGCCGTCCCCAGGCCTCTGTGGTCTTCCGTGACTGCACCTTCCAGGCCAACCCTGACCTCCAGCACCCCCTGTACAG CACGGAGCTTGGCATGTACCAGCCTCACTGTGGGCTCGAGAACGTCCTCATGTCCTGGGGCCATGACG agtacatGTACCGGATGATGAAGTTCAACAAATTCGCCCTCCCAccggag GCCTTCTACATCATCCGGTTCCACTCCTTTTACCCCTGGCACAAGTTCGGCGACTACCAGCAGCTGTGCAACGAGCAGGACCTGGCCATGCTGCCCTGGGTACAGGAATTCAA CAAGTTCGACCTCTACACCAAGAGCTCCAGCCTGCCGGACGTCGCCGCGCTGCGGCCGTACTACCAGGGGCTCGTTGACAAGTACTGTCCTGGCGTCCTGTGCTGGTGA
- the MIOX gene encoding inositol oxygenase isoform X3, producing the protein MGSPPSPPYQDPDPPLVSQPDMEPEAAKDKDSFRNYTSGPLLDRVFATYKLMHTRQTVDFVRRKHAQFGGFSYKRMTVMEAVDMLDGLVDESDPDVDFPNSFHAFQTAEGIRKAHPDKDWFHLVGLLHDLGKVLALAGEPQWAVVGDTFPVGCRPQASVVFRDCTFQANPDLQHPLYSTELGMYQPHCGLENVLMSWGHDEYMYRMMKFNKFALPPEFGDYQQLCNEQDLAMLPWVQEFNKFDLYTKSSSLPDVAALRPYYQGLVDKYCPGVLCW; encoded by the exons ATGGgttcacccccctccccaccctaccaGGACCCAGACCCTCCCCTGGTCTCCCAGCCTGATATGGAGCCAGAAGCAGCCAAAGACAAGGACAGCTTCCGAAACTACACG TCTGGCCCGCTTCTGGACCGTGTCTTTGCCACCTACAAGCTTATGCACACTCGGCAGACTGTGGACTTCGTCAGGAGGAAG CATGCCCAGTTTGGGGGCTTCTCCTATAAGAGGATGACTGTCATGGAGGCTGTGGACATGCTGGACGGGCTGGTGGATGAGTCAGACCCCGACGTGGACTTCCCCAACTCCTTCCATGCCTTCCAGACGGCTGAGGGCATCCGGAAGGCCCATCCAGACAAGG acTGGTTCCACCTCGTCGGGCTCCTGCACGACCTGGGGAAGGTCCTGGCTCTGGCAGGGGAGCCCCAG TGGGCAGTCGTCGGAGACACCTTCCCAGTCGGCTGCCGTCCCCAGGCCTCTGTGGTCTTCCGTGACTGCACCTTCCAGGCCAACCCTGACCTCCAGCACCCCCTGTACAG CACGGAGCTTGGCATGTACCAGCCTCACTGTGGGCTCGAGAACGTCCTCATGTCCTGGGGCCATGACG agtacatGTACCGGATGATGAAGTTCAACAAATTCGCCCTCCCAccggag TTCGGCGACTACCAGCAGCTGTGCAACGAGCAGGACCTGGCCATGCTGCCCTGGGTACAGGAATTCAA CAAGTTCGACCTCTACACCAAGAGCTCCAGCCTGCCGGACGTCGCCGCGCTGCGGCCGTACTACCAGGGGCTCGTTGACAAGTACTGTCCTGGCGTCCTGTGCTGGTGA